In one Oscillospiraceae bacterium genomic region, the following are encoded:
- a CDS encoding EamA family transporter, with product MSDRRRQLSGHLLALFTVTVWGTIFISTKVLQRRFQPMELLVFRFALAWLVLFLCSPRPLKPRAPREELCFVGAGFSGLTLYFLLQNLALTHTLASNVGIILSAAPMFTALSFWALRMAPRPRPAFFVGFGVAMCGIVLITFSGGGAMEFNPLGDLFSLGAALAWAAYSVFMAKLHDLPYTNVQATRKVFFWGLVCALPALPFLRVDLSPARFADPLMLGNLLFLAVLASAVCYMTWNAALKSIGSVTANVYVYLSPVITLIASAIFLGEPITARAVGAIALILAGLWLSQWRGGPALLAALRARRARKQLLRAFRGKHKKELEDIS from the coding sequence ATGAGCGACCGCCGCAGGCAGCTTTCCGGCCATCTGCTGGCCCTGTTCACCGTCACGGTCTGGGGCACCATCTTTATCTCCACAAAGGTGCTCCAGCGGCGGTTCCAGCCCATGGAGCTGCTGGTCTTCCGCTTCGCGCTGGCCTGGCTTGTGCTGTTCCTGTGCTCCCCCAGGCCCTTGAAGCCCCGCGCCCCGCGGGAGGAGCTGTGCTTCGTGGGGGCCGGCTTCTCCGGCCTGACCCTCTATTTCCTGCTCCAGAACCTGGCCCTGACCCACACGCTGGCCTCCAACGTGGGGATCATCCTCTCGGCGGCCCCCATGTTCACCGCCCTGTCCTTCTGGGCCCTGCGCATGGCGCCCCGGCCCCGGCCCGCCTTCTTCGTGGGCTTCGGCGTGGCCATGTGCGGCATCGTGCTGATCACCTTCTCCGGCGGCGGGGCGATGGAGTTTAACCCCCTGGGCGACCTGTTCTCCCTGGGCGCGGCCCTGGCCTGGGCGGCCTACTCGGTGTTTATGGCCAAGCTGCACGATTTGCCCTACACCAACGTGCAGGCCACCCGCAAGGTCTTTTTCTGGGGGCTGGTATGCGCCCTGCCCGCGCTGCCCTTCCTCCGCGTGGATCTCTCGCCGGCCCGCTTCGCCGACCCGCTGATGCTGGGCAACCTCCTGTTCCTGGCCGTGCTGGCCTCTGCCGTGTGCTACATGACCTGGAACGCCGCCCTCAAGAGCATCGGCAGCGTCACCGCCAACGTATACGTGTACCTGAGCCCGGTCATCACCCTCATCGCCTCGGCCATCTTCCTGGGGGAGCCCATTACCGCCCGGGCCGTGGGGGCCATCGCCCTTATCCTGGCGGGTCTGTGGCTGTCCCAGTGGCGGGGCGGCCCCGCCCTGCTGGCCGCGCTGCGGGCGCGCCGGGCGCGCAAGCAGCTCCTCCGGGCTTTCCGGGGGAAACACAAAAAAGAATTGGAGGACATTTCATGA